The Paraburkholderia sp. SOS3 genome includes a region encoding these proteins:
- a CDS encoding energy transducer TonB, whose protein sequence is MTSKVAAAGVTDKRDRVHTMLDARGPRALVCVLAAVSIWIGFSAGFVHGLWNADDKANTTKQPAVLDVRLVRLPPDEPHRTSPQSGTHMPETAARTTPAPAAPAATTKPAQSTRHRIAPAPATAAPSRNVSRPAAAPVATPSLVEGNERAQPVAPPPTTATATANPAQPAATAPVASASSNTLQPNGPAKSAATARADSSSDRASTSTGNGPAHAILQPLPSLPDDLREDAFQAVATARFSVHRDGSVDVELIKPTHNPRLNQLLLDALKKWRFFPAMKDGQAIESTQDIRVHFNVD, encoded by the coding sequence GTGACCAGTAAGGTAGCGGCCGCGGGCGTAACCGATAAACGCGATCGCGTGCATACGATGCTCGATGCGCGTGGGCCGCGTGCGCTCGTCTGCGTGCTCGCGGCCGTCTCGATCTGGATCGGATTTTCCGCCGGGTTCGTGCACGGGCTATGGAACGCCGACGACAAAGCGAATACAACGAAGCAGCCGGCCGTGCTCGATGTGCGGCTCGTGCGCTTGCCGCCCGATGAGCCGCATCGGACGTCACCGCAGTCGGGCACGCACATGCCTGAAACGGCGGCACGCACAACGCCCGCGCCCGCTGCGCCGGCCGCCACGACAAAACCTGCGCAATCGACGCGTCACCGTATCGCGCCTGCGCCCGCGACTGCCGCGCCATCGCGCAATGTGTCGCGCCCCGCCGCAGCGCCGGTCGCTACACCGTCGCTCGTCGAAGGCAATGAGCGTGCGCAGCCTGTGGCGCCGCCGCCGACGACGGCCACGGCTACCGCAAACCCTGCGCAGCCGGCCGCTACGGCCCCAGTGGCATCTGCATCGTCGAACACGCTGCAGCCGAATGGCCCGGCGAAGTCAGCCGCAACAGCTAGAGCAGATTCATCGAGCGATCGGGCATCGACGAGCACGGGCAACGGTCCCGCGCACGCGATTCTGCAACCGTTGCCGTCCTTGCCCGACGATCTGCGCGAGGACGCGTTTCAAGCCGTCGCGACCGCGCGCTTTTCAGTTCATCGCGATGGCTCGGTCGACGTCGAACTGATCAAGCCGACGCACAATCCGCGGCTCAATCAGCTGCTGCTCGATGCCTTGAAAAAGTGGCGCTTCTTCCCCGCGATGAAAGACGGCCAGGCCATCGAAAGCACGCAGGACATCCGCGTGCATTTCAACGTCGATTGA
- a CDS encoding ExbD/TolR family protein, translating into MRLRRSRTAKRGRIEIIPMIDVMFFLLATFMLTSLSMQRLDAIRLTLPQGHAEALATEQPLTLAIARDGHIEINRQRVSLDQVAATIRRLAGPRGDVVIAADQAAANGIVVQAMLHAREGGAEHFLVAVQRDQ; encoded by the coding sequence ATGAGACTGCGTCGTTCACGCACCGCGAAGCGCGGGCGCATCGAGATCATCCCGATGATCGACGTGATGTTTTTTCTGCTCGCGACCTTCATGTTGACATCGCTATCGATGCAGCGACTCGACGCGATCCGCCTGACGCTGCCGCAAGGGCATGCCGAAGCGCTCGCGACCGAACAGCCGCTGACGCTCGCGATTGCGCGCGACGGCCACATCGAAATCAACCGTCAACGTGTATCGCTCGATCAAGTCGCGGCCACGATCCGGCGACTCGCCGGCCCGCGCGGCGACGTAGTGATCGCGGCGGATCAGGCGGCCGCAAACGGGATCGTCGTGCAGGCGATGCTGCACGCGCGCGAAGGCGGCGCTGAACATTTCCTCGTGGCTGTTCAGCGTGACCAGTAA
- a CDS encoding MotA/TolQ/ExbB proton channel family protein: MQDWTGIVEAARVAGWIIYPLTLLALVALFIILDRLYVFWRFARVPDIASYGGDISALIATLAPQHALRRLLTPLVAEFTKPAWWIEERASALALDVQRDISRGLWVLETIVTAAPLVGLLGTIVGMMHAFRLIGGNGLVNPTGVTGGVAQALVATALGLVIALVALFAFNYFSRRIDRLVEELETFTSAWLADIRLAREEASSTSAAASAASASTISGAAAVRIGASRPIGAKP; encoded by the coding sequence ATGCAAGACTGGACAGGTATCGTGGAAGCAGCGCGCGTCGCGGGGTGGATCATCTACCCGCTCACGCTGCTTGCGCTCGTCGCGCTTTTTATCATCCTCGACCGGCTGTATGTGTTCTGGCGATTCGCGCGCGTGCCCGATATCGCGTCGTACGGCGGCGATATCAGCGCGCTGATCGCCACGCTCGCGCCGCAACACGCGCTGCGCCGGCTGCTGACGCCGCTCGTCGCCGAGTTCACGAAGCCCGCCTGGTGGATCGAGGAACGCGCGAGCGCGCTCGCGCTCGACGTGCAACGCGACATCTCGCGTGGTCTGTGGGTGCTCGAGACGATCGTCACGGCGGCGCCGCTCGTCGGTCTGCTGGGGACAATCGTCGGCATGATGCACGCATTCCGGCTGATCGGCGGCAACGGGCTCGTCAATCCAACCGGCGTGACCGGCGGCGTCGCGCAGGCGCTCGTTGCGACCGCGCTCGGGCTCGTGATCGCGCTCGTTGCGCTGTTCGCGTTCAACTACTTTTCGCGGCGCATCGACCGGCTCGTCGAGGAGCTCGAGACCTTCACGAGCGCGTGGCTCGCCGATATCAGGCTCGCGCGCGAGGAGGCTTCCTCCACGTCCGCTGCCGCGTCGGCCGCGTCCGCCTCCACAATCTCGGGCGCCGCGGCCGTCAGGATCGGCGCGTCCAGACCGATCGGCGCGAAGCCATGA
- a CDS encoding TonB-dependent receptor, whose product MKSRTHIAQAAVLLFAALAGNQTWAAGAATNGAARAATTVSGSVEDANGKPIANAQVSLKTSSGSDAGHAHTDANGHFELNDVAPGAYAIAVTATGFEATTKLADTTGGTAAPLALKLKKDDTLDVNVYAKRLDQARNGLLPETGSSIYRITNADIQAMPLGENTPLNQVLLQAPGVANDSFGQVHVRGDHADLQYRINGIQIPEPISGFGQSLDTRIIDQVNLLTGALPAQYGDRTAGIVDIHTKNGDTGDGGSIDVFGGSHQTLRTSADVYGSKGDFSYFFTGSLGVNNLGIEAPTASPSPIHDHTRQGDAFGYMSYLINPLTRVSVMLGTAANQFEIPNTPGLPQMFTLAGTPTFNSANLNETQSELNNYAVVALQGTNGGDFDYQVALSTRYTRTQFNPDPVGDLIFNGVASNDFHNDTANTLQADTTWRLNSTHTLRGGLQLQQEHAQFSDTVSVFPTDADGNQASDVPVTLQDSSSKTGYLYSAYLQDEWKITPKLTLNYGLRYDGMNEFVSAHQLSPRIGAVYQLTPATTLHAGYARYFTPPSFELVSSGTIGRFAGTTNAPEVTQNDPVQPERDDYYDIGVTQRLGSDVTVGLDAYYKKAHNLLDEGQFGTALIFAPFNYQYGRVYGIEFTANYKHENIAAYLNVAYSRAQGKNIDSAQFNFGADELAFISNHFVFLDHDQRVTASFGGSYTWHTTTFTADGTVGSGLRSGFANTDKLPLYAQVNLGVIEHINAPLVGKVDVRGSVVNAFGRVYELRDGSGIGVGAPQFGPYRAFYAGITKYF is encoded by the coding sequence ATGAAATCTCGCACACACATTGCGCAGGCGGCCGTGTTGCTGTTTGCGGCGCTTGCAGGCAATCAGACATGGGCGGCCGGCGCGGCCACGAACGGCGCTGCGCGCGCGGCCACCACCGTGAGCGGTTCGGTCGAAGACGCGAACGGCAAACCGATCGCCAACGCACAGGTGAGCTTGAAAACCTCGAGCGGCAGCGACGCCGGCCATGCCCATACCGATGCCAACGGCCATTTCGAGCTGAACGACGTAGCACCAGGCGCATACGCCATCGCCGTCACGGCGACGGGCTTCGAGGCGACGACGAAGCTCGCCGACACGACAGGTGGAACCGCCGCGCCGCTAGCACTCAAGCTGAAGAAGGACGACACGCTCGACGTCAATGTCTACGCGAAGCGCCTCGACCAGGCACGCAATGGGCTCTTGCCCGAAACCGGCAGCAGCATTTACCGCATCACGAACGCCGATATTCAGGCGATGCCGCTCGGCGAAAACACGCCGCTGAACCAGGTGCTGCTGCAGGCGCCCGGCGTCGCCAACGATTCGTTCGGCCAGGTGCACGTGCGCGGCGATCACGCCGACCTGCAATACCGGATCAACGGCATCCAGATTCCGGAGCCGATCAGCGGCTTCGGTCAATCGCTCGACACGCGCATCATCGATCAGGTCAATCTGCTGACCGGCGCGCTGCCTGCCCAATACGGCGACCGCACGGCCGGCATCGTCGACATCCATACGAAGAACGGCGACACCGGCGACGGCGGTTCGATCGACGTGTTCGGCGGCAGCCATCAGACGCTGCGCACGAGCGCCGACGTGTATGGCAGCAAGGGCGACTTCAGCTATTTCTTTACGGGCTCGCTCGGCGTGAACAACCTCGGCATCGAGGCACCGACCGCGAGTCCGTCGCCGATTCACGACCACACCCGCCAGGGCGACGCGTTCGGCTACATGTCGTACCTGATCAATCCGTTGACGCGCGTCTCCGTGATGCTCGGTACCGCGGCCAATCAGTTCGAGATTCCGAACACGCCGGGGCTGCCCCAGATGTTCACGCTGGCCGGCACGCCGACCTTCAACTCGGCGAATCTGAACGAAACCCAGTCGGAACTGAACAATTATGCGGTCGTCGCGCTGCAAGGCACGAACGGCGGCGACTTCGACTATCAGGTCGCGCTGTCCACGCGCTACACGCGCACGCAGTTCAATCCCGATCCCGTTGGCGATCTGATTTTCAACGGCGTCGCGTCGAACGACTTCCACAACGACACCGCCAACACGCTGCAAGCCGACACGACATGGCGGCTCAATAGCACACACACGCTGCGCGGCGGCCTGCAGTTGCAGCAGGAACATGCGCAGTTCAGCGATACGGTGTCGGTGTTTCCGACCGACGCGGACGGCAATCAGGCATCGGACGTGCCGGTCACGCTGCAGGATTCGAGCAGCAAGACCGGTTATCTGTATAGCGCGTATCTGCAGGACGAGTGGAAGATCACCCCGAAGCTGACCCTGAACTACGGCCTGCGCTACGACGGCATGAACGAGTTCGTCAGCGCGCATCAGCTCAGTCCGCGCATCGGCGCCGTCTATCAGCTGACACCGGCGACGACACTGCACGCCGGTTACGCGCGCTACTTCACGCCGCCGTCGTTCGAACTGGTGTCGAGCGGCACGATCGGCCGCTTCGCCGGCACGACCAACGCGCCCGAGGTCACGCAAAACGACCCCGTGCAGCCCGAGCGCGACGACTATTACGACATCGGCGTCACGCAGCGTCTGGGCTCGGACGTGACGGTCGGGCTCGATGCGTACTACAAGAAGGCGCACAACCTGCTCGACGAGGGGCAGTTCGGCACCGCGCTGATCTTCGCGCCGTTCAACTATCAGTATGGGCGCGTCTACGGCATCGAATTCACCGCGAACTACAAGCACGAGAACATTGCGGCTTACCTGAACGTCGCGTATAGCCGCGCGCAAGGCAAGAACATCGACTCCGCGCAGTTCAACTTCGGCGCCGACGAACTCGCGTTCATCTCGAATCACTTCGTATTCCTCGATCACGATCAGCGCGTGACCGCGTCGTTCGGCGGCTCGTACACGTGGCACACGACCACGTTCACCGCGGACGGCACGGTCGGCAGCGGCCTGCGCTCGGGATTCGCGAATACCGACAAACTGCCGCTCTATGCGCAGGTCAATCTCGGCGTGATCGAGCACATCAATGCACCGCTGGTCGGCAAGGTCGACGTACGCGGCTCGGTCGTGAACGCGTTCGGCCGCGTCTATGAGCTGCGCGACGGTTCCGGGATCGGCGTCGGTGCGCCGCAATTCGGCCCGTATCGCGCGTTCTATGCGGGTATCACGAAGTATTTCTAA